A genomic window from Camelus ferus isolate YT-003-E chromosome 9, BCGSAC_Cfer_1.0, whole genome shotgun sequence includes:
- the LOC106730410 gene encoding golgin subfamily A member 6-like protein 22 isoform X12: MTEEIREREKTSAEDLDEREVPIFSGMENEPPEQTVKELQQMLENQKIGFMKFVFKIIGDTREREKLLREMNEKIEWLKASVMITDEQEECCMKEGDLLCDTGETSAAEWARREAAERGKEPLEQKVKLLQQKLDKEEIAFEEFRVKMTEEIRECDDLLRKVDQSIKELEASVMITDEQEECCMKKSELLCDAGKTSAGAEEWTRRVAAEKVMECLEQKYTEFWQKLEDQERVHEGLIAIMTQEIIEREKSSAAEWARREAAERGKEPLEEKIKELQQMLEDQERVSEGFRAQVPEEMKEREKTSAAEEWARRAVSVCLKREKVPLEQKVKELQRKLHKQERAFQRFRAQVTEEIIERDRLRKKMNKRIESLEALLILLKRREKCCIKKDELCCVAVKTLAAEWARREAAERGKEPLEEKIKELQQMLEDQERVSEGFRPQIPEEMKEREKTSAEDLDKKEVEREMELLKQKIKELQQMLEDQESVSEGFRPQIPEEMKEREKTSADFFSLRKWKVGE; this comes from the exons AAGATCTGGACGAAAGAGAGGTGCCTATTTTTTCCGGGATGGAAAATGAGCCTCCTGAGCAAACAGTTAAAGAATTGCAGCAAATGttggaaaaccaaaaaataggCTTCATGAAATTTGTATTCAAAATAATAGGAGatacaagagagagagagaaacttctgAGGGAGATGAATGAGAAGATTGAGTGGCTCAAG GCCTCGGTGATGATAACAGATGAACAAGAAGAATGCTGCATGAAGGAAGGTGACCTCCTTTGTGATACAGGGGAGACCTCAGCAG CAGAGTGGGCCAGAAGAGAAGCAGCTGAGAGGGGAAAGGAGCCTCTTGAGCAAAAGGTTAAGTTGCTGCAGCAAAAGCTGGATAAGGAAGAAATAGCCTTTGAGGAATTCAGAGTCAAAATGACAGAGGAGATACGAGAGTGTGATGATCTTCTGAGAAAGGTGGACCAGAGTATTAAGGAGCTGGAG GCCTCAGTGATGATAACAGATGAACAAGAAGAATGCTGCATGAAGAAAAGTGAGCTCCTTTGTGATGCAGGGAAGACCTCAGCAG GAGCAGAAGAGTGGACCAGAAGAGTGGCAGCTGAGAAGGTTATGGAGTGTCTTGAACAAAAGTACACAGAGTTCTGGCAAAAGTTGGAGGACCAAGAAAGAGTCCATGAAGGACTTATAGCCATTATGACACAGGAGataatagaaagagaaaagtccTCAGCAG CAGAGTGGGCCAGAAGAGAGGCAGCTGAGAGGGGAAAGGAGCCTCTTGAGGAAAAGATTAAAGAGCTGCAGCAAATGTTGGAGGACCAAGAAAGAGTCTCCGAGGGATTTAGAGCCCAAGTGCCAGaggagatgaaagaaagagaaaagacctcGGCAG CAGAAGAGTGGGCCAGAAGAGCAGTTTCTGTGTGTCTCAAGAGAGAAAAGGTGCCCCTAGAGCAAAAGGTTAAAGAATTGCAGCGAAAGTTGCACAAGCAGGAAAGAGCCTTCCAGAGGTTTAGAGCTCAAGTGACAGAGGAGATAATAGAAAGAGACAGACTTCGGAAGAAGATGAATAAGAGGATTGAGAGTCTCGAG GCCTTATTGATATTACTAAAGCGACGAGAGAAATGCTGCATAAAGAAAGATGAGCTCTGTTGTGTTGCAGTAAAGACCTTAGCAG CAGAGTGGGCCAGAAGAGAGGCAGCTGAGAGGGGAAAGGAGCCTCTTGAGGAAAAGATTAAAGAGCTGCAGCAAATGTTGGAGGACCAAGAAAGAGTCTCCGAGGGATTTAGACCCCAAATACCAGaggagatgaaagaaagagaaaagacctcGGCAG AAGATCTGGACAAAAAAGAAGTTGAGAGGGAAATGGAATTGCTTAAACAAAAGATTAAAGAGCTGCAGCAAATGTTGGAGGACCAAGAAAGTGTCTCCGAGGGATTTAGACCCCAAATACCAGaggagatgaaagaaagagaaaagacctcGGCAG ACTTTTTTTCACTGAGAAAGTGGAAGGTCGGAGAATGA